One window from the genome of Salvia miltiorrhiza cultivar Shanhuang (shh) chromosome 7, IMPLAD_Smil_shh, whole genome shotgun sequence encodes:
- the LOC130994405 gene encoding secreted RxLR effector protein 161-like, with translation MGHGIILFKKGCPSSDQEIEYMKRIPYASAIGSIMYAMTSTRPDVAYALSMTGRFQQNPGEVHWRTVKTILKYLRRTKEYFLVYGGQPELSVTGYTDASFQTDHDDYKSPSGYVFILNGGAVSWNSSKQSTTADSTTEAEYIAASEDAKEAVALLEFVKELGVIPSTNCAIPLYCDNTGAVAQANEPRPTNRNKHIPRRYHLIREIIERGDVKLERVPTDDNLADPFTKPLCIAKHNKHFESLGVRHVGSWL, from the coding sequence ATGGGACATGGTATAATCTTGTTTAAGAAGGGTTGCCCTTCTAGTGACCAAGAGATTGAATACATGAAAAGGATCCCATATGCTTCTGCTATAGGATCGATAATGTATGCCATGACATCTACTAGGCCAGATGTGGCATATGCGCTTAGCATGACAGGCAGATTTCAGCAAAATCCCGGTGAGGTACATTGGAGAACTGTCAAGACTATTCTAAAGTACCTTAGAAGGACTAAAGAATACTTCTTAGTCTATGGTGGACAGCCAGAGTTATCAGTTACGGGGTATACTGATGCTAGCTTCCAAACAGACCATGATGACTATAAGTCACCGTCTGGCTATGTCTTCATCCTCAATGGTGGAGCAGTTAGTTGGAATAGTTCCAAACAAAGCACTACTGCCGACTCCACCACCGAAGCCGAGTATATTGCTGCATCTGAAGATGCCAAGGAGGCTGTGGCTCTGTTAGAATTCGTGAAAGAACTGGGTGTTATTCCAAGTACCAATTGTGCAATACCGTTGTATTGTGACAACACTGGTGCAGTTGCGCAAGCAAATGAACCAAGACCCACGAATAGAAACAAGCACATTCCCCGAAGATATCATCTGATCAGAGAAATAATTGAAAGAGGCGATGTGAAATTAGAAAGAGTACCCACTGATGATAACTTAGCCGATCCTTTCACCAAGCCGTTGTGTATAGCAAAACACAACAAGCATTTTGAGAGCTTGGGTGTTAGACATGTTGGAAGTTGGCTTTAA